One Littorina saxatilis isolate snail1 linkage group LG12, US_GU_Lsax_2.0, whole genome shotgun sequence genomic region harbors:
- the LOC138982886 gene encoding alpha-(1,3)-fucosyltransferase C-like, translating into MAALWRFWRRCRLQAPSSISNRNRNLLYVIVLFPLLLMFLLIPGGEIANYKYVGDTAKDVFLTTFGHDGDGSDDVIRGTRSVENKVVLLWTGFFESRAWRETSDPFKTCPVSNCEISLDKRRVEEVDAVMFNARALALNDDTELPEHPPWQVWILHNSEPPYYIFLHLRRFNNVFNWTSWYRADADIFSPYGDYVEKGGYYDYSDSEDGEGARVPLPNNASDDRNDVVDSDSEAVQSETNTTGEVDEDVYRLHDRIIFFASSNCRDPGRRYKKVAQLKQYLPIDEFGDCGKYQCPKDNDQCERTFARYQFVLAFENGYCRDYITEKLWNAYRRLQIPIVSGGADYQKFAIPGSYIDYDNFSNVENLAAHIHRVSTNPEIYNSYFAWRKYYDVIHAPVADWCQICDSLNDKGRKPQVYKDLEGWVAQDSCPLYTQYQVFWTQVYLGIFKMLGF; encoded by the exons ATGGCCGCTCTGTGGCGCTTCTGGCGGCGCTGTCGTCTGCAAGCACCTTCCAGTATTTCCAACCGGAACCGGAACTTGCTGTACGTCATCGTATTATTCCCCTTGCTGTTAATGTTCCTGTTGATCCCTGGCGGAGAAATCGCAAACTACAAGTACGTAGGGGACACCGCCAAAGACGTCTTTCTAACCACATTCGGCCATGACGGCGACGggtctgatgacgtcatccgGGGAACTAGGTCAGTGGAGAACAAGGTGGTTTTGCTGTGGACCGGGTTCTTTGAGTCACGTGCGTGGCGCGAGACCAGTGACCCCTTCAAGACATGCCCAGTGTCCAACTGCGAGATCAGCTTGGACAAGCGGAGGGTGGAGGAGGTGGATGCCGTAATGTTCAACGCCCGAGCTCTAGCTCTCAATGACGACACTGAACTTCCTGAACACCCGCCTTGGCAG GTTTGGATACTCCACAACTCAGAACCACCGTACTACATTTTCCTCCACCTGCGTCGGTTCAACAACGTCTTCAACTGGACCTCGTGGTATCGCGCGGACGCCGACATCTTTTCTCCCTACGGCGACTACGTGGAGAAAGGCGGCTACTACGACTACAGCGACAGCGAGGACGGTGAGGGGGCCAGGGTCCCCCTCCCTAACAACGCCAGTGACGATCGCAACGATGTGGTGGACTCCGACTCGGAAGCGGTGCAAAGTGAg ACGAACACGACAGGAGAAGTCGACGAAGACGTCTACCGACTTCACGACCGAATCATATTTTTTGCGTCCAGCAATTGTCGTGATCCCGGACGCCGCTACAAAAAGGTGGCGCAGCTTAAACAATACCTGCCCATTGATGAGTTCGGCGACTGTGGGAAGTACCAGTGTCCGAAGGACAATGACCAGTGTGAGCGTACCTTTGCCAG GTACCAGTTTGTGTTGGCCTTTGAGAACGGGTACTGCCGTGACTACATCACAGAGAAGTTGTGGAACGCCTACCGCAGGCTTCAAATTCCCATCGTCAGTGGAGGGGCCGATTATCAAAAG TTTGCCATACCCGGGTCCTACATAGACTACGATAACTTCAGCAACGTTGAAAATCTCGCCGCACATATACACCGGGTTTCTACAAACCCTGAAATCTACAACTCTTACTTTGCATGGCGGAAGTATTATGACGTCATTCACGCGCCTGTCGCCGACTGGTGTCAGATTTGCGATTCGCTGAATGACAAGGGGAGAAAACCGCAAGTCTACAAAGATCTGGAGGGTTGGGTGGCGCAGGATTCTTGCCCCTTATACACG CAATATCAAGTTTTCTGGACGCAAGTATATCTTGGTATTTTCAAGATGCTTGGATTTTGA